From Eptesicus fuscus isolate TK198812 chromosome 22, DD_ASM_mEF_20220401, whole genome shotgun sequence, a single genomic window includes:
- the APH1A gene encoding gamma-secretase subunit APH-1A gives MGAAVFFGCTFVAFGPAFALFLITVAGDPLRVIILVAGAFFWLVSLLMASVVWFILVHVTDQSDARLQYGLLIFGAAVSVLLQEMFRFAYYKLLKKADEGLASLSEDGRSPISIRQMAYVSGLSFGIISGVFSVINILADALGPGVVGIHGDSPYYFLTSAFLTAAIILLHTFWGVVFFDACERRRYWTLGLVVGSHLLTSGLTFLNPWYEASLLPIYAVTVSMGLWAFITAGGSLRSIQRSLSCRRQEDSQVMVYSALRIPPED, from the exons ATGGGGGCCGCCGTGTTTTTCGGGTGCACTTTCGTCGCTTTCGGCCCGGCTTTTGCGCTTTTCTTGATCACTGTGGCTGGGGACCCGCTTCGTGTCATCATCCTGGTCGCAGG GGCATTTTTCTGGCTGGTCTCCCTGCTCATGGCGTCGGTGGTCTGGTTCATCTTGGTCCATGTGACCGACCAGTCAGATGCCCGGCTCCAGTATGGCCTCCTGATTTTTGGTGCTGCGGTCTCTGTCCTTCTACAGGAGATGTTCCGCTTTGCCTACTACAAGCTGCTTAA gaaggCAGATGAGGGGTTAGCATCGCTGAGTGAGGACGGAAGATCACCCATCTCCATCCGCCAGATGGCCTATG tttcTGGTCTTTCTTTCGGTATCATCAGTGGTGTCTTCTCTGTTATCAATATTTTGGCCGATGCACTTGGGCCAGGTGTGGTTGGGATCCATGGAGATTCACCCTATTACTTCTTGACATCAG CTTTCCTGACAGCAGCCATCATCCTGCTTCATACCTTCTGGGGGGTTGTGTTCTTTGACGCCTGTGAGAGGAGACGGTACTGGACGTTGGGCCTGGTGGTGGGGAGTCACCTACTGACATCAGGACTG ACATTCCTGAACCCCTGGTACGAGGCCAGCCTGCTGCCCATCTATGCAGTCACTGTTTCCATGGGGCTCTGGGCCTTTATTACAGCCGGAGGGTCCCTCCGAAGTATCCAGCGCAGCCTCTCGT GCCGACGGCAGGAGGACAGTCAGGTGATGGTGTATTCTGCCCTGCGCATCCCACCCGAGGATTGA
- the CA14 gene encoding carbonic anhydrase 14 yields the protein MFFTLLLQVIWILAALGDEHWTYEGPHGQDHWPASFPECGGNAQSPVNIQTSSVTFDSKLPALRPHGYDQPGTKPLELHNNGHTVQLSLPPTLYLEGLPGKYVAVQLHLHWGQKGSLMGSEHQINSKATAAELHVVHYDSDSYNSFSEAAKSPEGLAVLGILIEEGETENPAYEHILSHLHEIRYKGQMTAVPPFSVKELLPPVLAQYFRYNGSLTTPPCHQSVLWTVFSQKVQISKGQLEKLQETLFSTEKEPSQLLVQNYRVLQPLNQRTVLASFNQDESSYTTGEMLSLGVGILIGSACLLLVVYFIAKRIQKKKLRNEKSVGFTSAQATME from the exons ATGTTCTTCACGCTCCTGCTACAGGTGATTTGGATCCTGGCTGCTCTCGGGG ATGAACACTGGACATATGAGG GCCCACATGGTCAAGACCACTGGCCAGCCTCCTTCCCTGAGTGTGGAGGCAATGCCCAGTCCCCCGTCAATATCCAGACAAGCAGTGTGACTTTTGACTCCAAGTTGCCCGCTCTGCGGCCTCACGGATATGACCAGCCTGGCACCAAGCCTCTGGAGCTGCACAATAATGGCCACACAG TGCAGCTCTCTCTGCCCCCTACCCTGTACCTGGAGGGCCTTCCCGGGAAATATGTCGCTGTCCAGCTCCACCTGCACTGGGGTCAGAAAGGATCCCTGATGGGGTCAGAGCACCAGATCAACAGCAAAGCCACAGCTGCAGAG ctccacGTTGTGCATTACGATTCGGATTCCTATAACAGCTTCAGTGAGGCTGCTAAGAGCCCCGAGGGCCTGGCTGTCTTGGGCATCCTCATTGAG GAGGGCGAGACTGAGAATCCAGCCTATGAGCACATTCTGAGTCACTTGCATGAAATCAGGTATAAAG GTCAGATGACCGCAGTGCCTCCCTTCAGCGTGAAAGAGCTGCTCCCCCCAGTGCTGGCACAGTACTTCCGCTACAATGGCTCGCTCACCACACCCCCCTGCCACCAGAGTGTGCTCTGGACAGTCTTCAGTCAAAAGGTCCAGATTTCAAAGGGACAG CTGGAAAAGCTTCAGGAGACACTATTCTCTACAGAGAAGGAGCCCTCTCAGCTCCTGGTGCAGAACTACCGAGTCCTCCAACCTCTCAACCAGCGAACAGTCCTTGCTTCTTTCAACCAAG ACGAATCCTCGTATACCACAG gtGAAATGCTGAGCCTAGGAGTGGGAATCTTGATTGGCAGCGCCTGCCTTCTGCTGGTTGTTTATTTCATCGCTAAGAGAATTCA GAAGAAGAAGTTGAGAAACGAGAAGAGTGTGGGATTCACCTCAGCACAAGCCACCATGGAATAG